In Bacteriovorax stolpii, a single genomic region encodes these proteins:
- a CDS encoding 3-phosphoshikimate 1-carboxyvinyltransferase, with product MNLENSLYKVRPLKKFDKEIILPTSKSHSNRALILGAIRGGNFKVHNLSTSTDVTHLLNAFKKIGLRIRQNGSTVIFENSFPECEKESSGDVIELMTGDGGTTNRFLIALLARGKKEYHLRPSEKMNERPIEDLLAPLKKISVNIVCNQDKNNPEAWIKMKGPASLYNTTKLEVDCSKSTQFASALMLAFSNIPLKFEFLNLKSSEAYLKMTSQVIKKATEGNSYTIPVDFSSLGYPAALAALMGRVLIKNCLEIDSLQADSSFIELLKEIGAHRVLSNDGLEIKKGSALKAFSFDVSKAPDLFPTLVFLAAHIEGESTFSKLEVLQFKESDRLLEMVKMMKSFGVEFIHSPENDSMTIKGSAKTYPEVTIQPVRDHRIVMAAALFMWKNSGGMLGEVDCIEKSFPNFLSLLE from the coding sequence ATGAACTTAGAAAATTCACTTTATAAGGTTCGCCCTCTTAAGAAATTCGACAAAGAAATCATTTTACCCACAAGTAAATCCCATTCCAATCGCGCCCTGATCCTGGGCGCGATTCGCGGTGGTAACTTTAAAGTTCACAATCTTTCTACTTCTACTGATGTCACTCATTTATTAAATGCTTTTAAGAAAATTGGTCTTCGAATCCGTCAAAATGGATCAACGGTGATTTTTGAAAATTCATTTCCTGAATGTGAGAAAGAATCGAGTGGTGATGTCATTGAACTCATGACTGGAGATGGGGGGACGACAAATCGTTTTCTAATTGCTCTTTTAGCGCGCGGGAAAAAGGAATACCACCTTCGTCCTTCAGAGAAAATGAATGAGCGTCCAATCGAGGACCTTCTAGCTCCATTAAAAAAAATCAGCGTGAATATAGTATGCAATCAGGACAAAAATAATCCTGAGGCATGGATTAAAATGAAAGGACCCGCTTCGCTTTACAATACAACTAAGCTGGAAGTCGATTGCTCAAAAAGCACGCAGTTTGCTTCGGCCTTAATGTTGGCGTTTTCCAATATTCCTCTAAAATTTGAATTCTTAAATTTAAAATCTTCGGAAGCCTATTTAAAGATGACCTCTCAGGTTATTAAAAAGGCCACGGAAGGAAATTCTTATACTATACCAGTGGATTTTAGCTCTCTTGGTTACCCGGCAGCATTAGCGGCCTTAATGGGAAGAGTGCTGATTAAAAACTGCCTGGAGATCGATTCACTTCAGGCGGATTCATCGTTTATTGAGCTTTTAAAAGAAATTGGCGCTCACCGTGTACTTTCTAATGATGGCCTGGAAATCAAGAAAGGAAGCGCTTTAAAAGCGTTCTCTTTTGATGTTTCAAAGGCCCCTGATCTTTTTCCGACATTAGTTTTTCTTGCTGCGCACATAGAAGGTGAGAGCACATTTTCTAAACTTGAAGTTTTACAGTTTAAAGAAAGTGACCGCTTGCTGGAAATGGTGAAGATGATGAAGTCTTTTGGAGTGGAGTTTATTCATTCTCCTGAGAATGACTCGATGACGATTAAGGGTTCAGCTAAAACTTATCCGGAAGTGACTATTCAACCAGTCCGCGATCATCGCATCGTTATGGCCGCAGCGCTTTTTATGTGGAAAAACTCAGGAGGCATGCTGGGGGAAGTCGACTGCATAGAAAAATCTTTCCCAAATTTCCTGTCGTTGTTAGAATAG
- a CDS encoding 3-dehydroquinate synthase, whose amino-acid sequence MKTEIKNVELENIVEEINQLQTDTVLIIADHHVWSLYSKDILLEKIENKKVLFWKAADGEKVKNINDFQSAVEFFLDKGIHRNAHLIVIGGGATSDFGGLVAATILRGIKWSIVPTTLLSMVDASIGGKVAINSKSGKNLIGAFHLPTNVWICPKFIETLTPVEKNSGMGEILKYCFLDYTIYDLVIRKTDMGQIIDACAKYKEKLTEEDLKETGVRRLLNLGHSFGHAVEFIYNIPHGEAVMWGMSLLFKLFGTEKNLNDITALKKALEMPGENSPWFNKEFPIEKIMLYLSKDKKISALSSIDLVMIKDIGNADIETKTFDEIQAVLEANKDELRKFTL is encoded by the coding sequence ATGAAGACAGAAATTAAGAATGTAGAACTAGAAAATATTGTTGAAGAAATTAACCAACTGCAAACGGATACCGTTTTAATTATTGCTGACCACCATGTATGGAGTCTTTACTCAAAAGACATCCTTCTGGAAAAAATTGAAAACAAAAAAGTTCTTTTCTGGAAAGCTGCTGATGGTGAGAAAGTTAAAAATATTAACGATTTCCAAAGTGCAGTAGAGTTTTTCCTGGATAAAGGGATTCACAGAAATGCTCACCTGATCGTTATCGGTGGTGGAGCTACGTCTGATTTCGGAGGACTTGTTGCGGCCACCATCCTTCGCGGAATCAAATGGAGTATTGTCCCGACAACTCTTCTTTCAATGGTTGATGCAAGTATTGGTGGGAAAGTTGCGATTAACTCAAAATCAGGAAAAAACCTGATTGGAGCTTTCCATTTGCCGACAAATGTCTGGATCTGCCCTAAGTTTATCGAGACTCTTACGCCTGTTGAAAAAAACAGTGGTATGGGTGAAATCCTTAAGTACTGTTTCCTTGATTACACAATCTATGACCTGGTCATTAGAAAAACGGACATGGGACAAATCATTGATGCCTGTGCAAAATACAAAGAAAAACTTACGGAAGAAGATTTAAAAGAAACAGGAGTGAGAAGACTTCTGAATCTTGGGCATTCTTTTGGTCATGCAGTAGAATTTATCTACAACATCCCTCACGGAGAGGCGGTGATGTGGGGAATGTCACTTCTATTTAAGCTTTTTGGAACAGAGAAAAACTTAAACGACATCACGGCCCTTAAAAAGGCGCTGGAAATGCCTGGTGAGAACTCACCATGGTTTAACAAGGAATTCCCGATTGAGAAGATCATGCTGTATCTTTCAAAAGATAAAAAGATCAGTGCGCTTAGCTCAATTGACCTGGTTATGATCAAAGATATTGGAAACGCCGATATCGAAACAAAAACGTTTGATGAAATTCAAGCGGTGCTGGAAGCCAATAAAGATGAACTTAGAAAATTCACTTTATAA
- the aroC gene encoding chorismate synthase, with protein MRGNSFGKMFSLTSFGESHGPAMGVVIDGVPAGLSVSLEDLQRELDRRAPGKIAGTTSRNEDDKAVILSGVFEGKTLGTPIAVIVHNTNQKSADYDKLKEEHRPGHADKTTMMKYGIRDHRGGGRSSGRETLSRVVAGYFAGLVLPQVKVKAYVSLLGPFEHKEILKDLSADLSPYSFPDTKRNDEIKKYLEDLKAQGESVGGRVRIVVENSPVGLGEPAFDKLKADFAKALLSIGAVVSFSYGLGEEMAQMKGSAVSNTANAFGGMEGGISNGEKMVMTITFKPTSTVGDKAKEGRHDPCIIPRAIPVVEAMVKVVLADHFLRQNAYQI; from the coding sequence ATGCGTGGAAATAGCTTTGGTAAAATGTTTTCTTTGACGAGCTTTGGCGAGTCACATGGCCCGGCAATGGGTGTAGTGATTGACGGAGTTCCAGCTGGGCTTTCAGTTTCACTGGAGGACTTGCAGCGCGAATTAGACAGGAGAGCTCCTGGAAAAATTGCCGGAACAACTTCAAGAAATGAAGACGACAAAGCGGTTATTCTCTCAGGTGTCTTTGAGGGGAAAACTCTCGGCACACCAATTGCTGTTATCGTTCACAATACAAATCAAAAAAGTGCTGACTACGATAAGTTAAAAGAAGAGCATCGTCCTGGACACGCCGATAAGACGACCATGATGAAATACGGCATCCGCGATCATCGCGGAGGTGGACGTTCTTCAGGAAGAGAGACTCTCTCGCGCGTAGTGGCCGGGTATTTTGCAGGCCTTGTGCTTCCACAGGTAAAAGTAAAAGCTTACGTAAGCCTGCTTGGACCATTTGAGCACAAAGAGATTTTAAAAGATTTATCAGCAGACTTAAGTCCTTATTCATTTCCTGATACAAAAAGAAATGATGAGATAAAAAAATACCTTGAGGATTTAAAAGCTCAGGGAGAGTCAGTTGGTGGACGAGTCCGCATCGTCGTGGAGAATTCACCTGTGGGATTAGGAGAGCCGGCCTTTGATAAATTAAAGGCGGATTTCGCTAAAGCGCTTCTTTCAATTGGAGCTGTCGTGTCTTTCTCTTATGGTTTAGGAGAAGAGATGGCGCAGATGAAGGGATCAGCTGTTTCAAATACGGCCAATGCTTTTGGCGGAATGGAAGGCGGGATTTCTAATGGTGAGAAAATGGTAATGACCATTACCTTCAAACCGACCTCGACTGTGGGGGATAAGGCCAAAGAGGGACGCCACGATCCGTGCATTATCCCTAGGGCCATTCCAGTTGTGGAGGCCATGGTTAAGGTAGTGCTGGCGGATCATTTTTTAAGACAGAACGCATACCAGATTTAA
- a CDS encoding zinc ribbon domain-containing protein, with amino-acid sequence MLQNDDLRLEEKNLKLEEIQYQIEDWQLRLNKLTSQLSMAATEKEQLAFESQIATVKKDIENNEALYFEKLEKSEEIQNQIKENEEFIKGSLTTLESIKKEVQENVTKEQTIIDNRNKRIESLIDLCHPSLKSLYLELEKKFSPKSRPVGYLIDKKCNACHMLTDSMLKNSLDEGRSIETCPNCGRLLIPETARVY; translated from the coding sequence TTGTTACAAAATGATGATTTACGCCTGGAAGAAAAAAATCTCAAGCTCGAAGAAATTCAGTACCAAATCGAAGACTGGCAACTGCGTCTCAATAAACTCACTTCACAACTAAGCATGGCCGCGACTGAAAAAGAGCAACTCGCTTTTGAAAGTCAGATTGCTACTGTGAAAAAAGATATCGAAAACAACGAAGCTCTCTACTTTGAGAAGCTGGAAAAAAGCGAAGAGATTCAAAATCAGATCAAAGAAAATGAAGAATTCATAAAAGGCTCACTTACGACTCTTGAGTCTATCAAAAAAGAAGTCCAAGAGAATGTAACCAAAGAGCAAACGATCATCGATAATCGCAACAAACGAATTGAGTCACTCATTGATTTATGTCATCCGAGTTTAAAATCGCTATACCTTGAACTTGAAAAAAAGTTTTCACCGAAAAGCCGCCCGGTTGGTTATTTAATCGATAAAAAATGCAATGCCTGCCATATGCTGACGGATTCAATGCTTAAGAACTCGCTCGATGAAGGACGCTCGATTGAGACCTGTCCAAACTGCGGAAGACTACTTATTCCCGAAACGGCACGGGTCTATTAA
- a CDS encoding transglycosylase SLT domain-containing protein: MMKKTLTLLTLILSNQGHAQEIADKGYRLSGEAVMKDFTLMRLTPSEDHLIRYILKTNHKVPREEAVAIASNVLKVSECLKIDPWLLTGLIQKESTFKRDAVSPTNAAGLTQFTSVGFKEVNDQLGIRGKEGATENAILYYSSKIRDCIDPGWVDLWNRVSATPEDPDFFNLLKEEIKTDIPTAVTYGAILLKTYVAYVDNRSSRAEVDLPLSETYYQALQIYNGEEGNAKVNYAKAIFKNVQNLYPHKVNFPFLQQ, encoded by the coding sequence ATGATGAAAAAGACTTTAACCCTACTGACTCTCATTTTATCTAACCAAGGCCACGCACAAGAGATCGCCGATAAAGGCTATCGTCTCTCAGGCGAAGCGGTGATGAAAGACTTCACTTTAATGAGACTCACTCCGAGTGAAGATCATCTCATCAGATACATTTTAAAAACCAATCACAAAGTTCCTAGAGAAGAAGCTGTTGCTATTGCCAGCAATGTTTTAAAAGTTTCTGAATGTTTAAAAATTGATCCATGGTTATTAACTGGATTGATCCAAAAAGAGTCTACATTTAAAAGAGATGCTGTCAGCCCGACAAACGCTGCAGGTCTGACCCAGTTTACATCTGTTGGTTTCAAAGAAGTAAACGACCAACTGGGAATCAGAGGCAAAGAAGGCGCAACTGAAAACGCCATTCTTTACTACAGCTCCAAAATCCGCGACTGCATTGATCCAGGATGGGTGGATTTATGGAATCGCGTTTCGGCGACTCCAGAAGACCCGGATTTTTTCAATCTTCTTAAAGAAGAAATCAAAACTGATATCCCAACAGCTGTCACTTATGGGGCCATTTTACTTAAGACTTATGTGGCCTACGTTGATAACAGGTCATCAAGGGCCGAAGTAGACCTTCCATTGAGTGAAACCTACTATCAAGCGCTGCAAATTTATAATGGTGAAGAAGGCAACGCTAAAGTAAATTACGCGAAGGCCATCTTCAAAAATGTGCAGAATCTGTATCCGCACAAAGTAAATTTTCCTTTTCTTCAGCAATAA
- a CDS encoding A/G-specific adenine glycosylase: protein MAHTLFSNLIDWSKHQYSHLPWREKRTLYKTLVSEIMLQQTTVGTVLNHFERFLGEYPTIEALADTTEEQVCISWKGLGYYRRARNLRNLAIQIVDKYDGKIPTKLDDLMSLKGIGPYTANAIVAIGADKKALAVDANLERVLSRFYGVDIEKGPKLQKKLWHDFEHKKILAEMDGLSARALNEAFMDLGRIVCQARKATCMICPLNSTCKAKQSGDPLAFPREGVKKESEDLFIKLLRVVVVDKKKILVYQKGAREWLSGQWEVPTFILETNDETLKQYPHLKIKKDFEKFPMIKTGITKYNIQNYILETSLEEFEKMTKKIDIEYEFKTNDAKLNVSTATLKVIKAITKK from the coding sequence ATGGCACATACACTTTTTTCCAACCTCATTGACTGGTCTAAGCACCAATACTCTCACTTACCCTGGAGAGAGAAGAGAACACTCTACAAAACGCTGGTGTCGGAAATCATGCTTCAGCAAACAACGGTAGGGACTGTTCTTAATCACTTCGAAAGATTTTTGGGAGAGTACCCGACGATTGAAGCGCTTGCAGATACAACTGAAGAGCAAGTATGCATTTCGTGGAAGGGGTTAGGTTATTATCGCCGTGCCAGAAACCTTCGCAATCTTGCTATTCAAATCGTCGATAAATACGACGGAAAAATTCCGACTAAGCTTGATGACTTAATGAGCCTCAAGGGTATTGGACCTTATACGGCCAATGCCATTGTCGCTATCGGTGCTGATAAAAAAGCTTTAGCGGTTGATGCTAATTTAGAAAGAGTGCTGTCGCGCTTTTACGGTGTTGATATTGAAAAAGGTCCAAAACTTCAAAAGAAACTTTGGCACGATTTTGAACACAAAAAGATTCTTGCAGAGATGGATGGACTGAGTGCCCGTGCACTGAATGAAGCTTTCATGGACCTGGGGAGAATTGTCTGTCAGGCGAGAAAAGCGACTTGTATGATTTGTCCGCTCAATAGCACGTGTAAAGCAAAACAAAGTGGCGATCCGCTGGCTTTTCCTAGAGAGGGAGTAAAAAAAGAGAGTGAAGATTTATTTATTAAACTCTTAAGAGTCGTAGTGGTCGATAAAAAGAAAATCCTCGTTTATCAAAAAGGTGCGCGCGAGTGGCTTTCAGGGCAGTGGGAAGTGCCGACGTTTATTCTGGAAACTAATGACGAGACTCTTAAACAATATCCACACTTAAAAATTAAAAAAGATTTTGAAAAATTCCCGATGATTAAAACGGGAATCACCAAATACAATATTCAAAACTACATTCTGGAAACATCGCTGGAAGAATTCGAAAAGATGACGAAAAAAATCGACATTGAGTACGAGTTTAAAACTAACGATGCCAAATTGAATGTGTCGACAGCGACGTTGAAAGTGATCAAAGCGATCACTAAGAAATAA